A section of the Cryobacterium soli genome encodes:
- a CDS encoding pyridoxal phosphate-dependent aminotransferase, which translates to MAHDIKRISTRIGSIAESATLKVDGKAKALQAAGRPVISFAAGEPDFPTPAHIVEAALAAVTDPRNHRYTPAAGLPDLREAIAAKTLRDSGLEVGPSRVLVTNGGKQAVYQAFATLLDPGDEVLLPTPYWTTYPEAIRLAGGVPVDVFAGSDQGYLVTVEQLEAARTEKTKVLLFVSPSNPTGAVYSEEQTRAIGEWAEEHGLWVISDEIYQNLTYDGVRAVSIVEAVPALADRTILVNGVAKTYAMTGWRLGWMVGPQDAITAAANLQSHLTSNVSNISQRAGIAALNGPQDDAEAMRVAFDRRRKLIVAELNKIPGILTPTPQGAFYVYPDVTGLLGRTWGGVTPTTSLELADLILDQAEVAAVPGEAFGPSGFLRLSYALGDDALLEGIHRLQTLFA; encoded by the coding sequence GTGGCACACGACATCAAACGGATCTCCACCAGAATCGGCTCCATTGCGGAGTCCGCGACCCTCAAGGTCGACGGCAAGGCCAAGGCGCTGCAAGCGGCCGGCCGGCCGGTCATCAGCTTCGCGGCGGGCGAGCCCGATTTCCCCACTCCCGCGCACATCGTGGAGGCGGCCCTGGCGGCCGTGACGGACCCACGCAATCACCGCTACACCCCGGCGGCCGGCCTGCCGGACCTCCGCGAGGCCATCGCCGCCAAGACGCTGCGGGACAGCGGCCTCGAGGTCGGCCCGTCCCGGGTGCTCGTCACCAACGGCGGCAAGCAGGCCGTCTACCAGGCCTTCGCCACCCTGCTCGACCCGGGCGACGAGGTCCTGCTGCCCACCCCGTACTGGACCACCTACCCCGAGGCCATCCGCCTGGCCGGCGGTGTTCCCGTCGACGTCTTCGCCGGCAGCGACCAGGGCTACCTCGTCACCGTCGAGCAGCTCGAAGCCGCCCGCACCGAGAAGACCAAGGTTCTCCTCTTCGTCTCCCCGTCCAACCCCACCGGCGCGGTCTACTCCGAGGAGCAGACCCGGGCCATCGGCGAGTGGGCCGAGGAACACGGCCTCTGGGTGATCAGCGATGAGATCTACCAGAACCTCACCTACGACGGGGTTCGTGCGGTCTCGATCGTCGAGGCCGTCCCGGCCCTGGCCGACCGCACCATCCTGGTCAACGGCGTCGCGAAGACCTACGCCATGACCGGCTGGCGGTTGGGCTGGATGGTGGGACCGCAGGATGCAATCACCGCCGCGGCGAACCTGCAGTCGCACCTCACCTCCAACGTGTCGAACATCTCGCAGCGCGCCGGTATCGCGGCCCTCAACGGCCCGCAGGACGACGCCGAGGCCATGCGGGTCGCGTTCGACCGCCGCCGCAAGCTCATCGTCGCCGAGCTCAACAAGATCCCCGGCATCCTCACGCCCACCCCGCAGGGGGCGTTCTACGTCTACCCCGACGTGACGGGTCTGCTCGGCCGTACCTGGGGCGGAGTCACCCCCACGACGTCGCTCGAACTGGCCGACCTCATCCTCGACCAGGCCGAGGTCGCTGCGGTGCCCGGAGAGGCTTTCGGCCCGAGCGGCTTCCTGCGCCTGTCCTACGCGCTCGGCGACGACGCGCTCCTCGAGGGCATCCACCGCCTGCAAACCCTCTTCGCCTGA